In Burkholderia sp. GAS332, one DNA window encodes the following:
- a CDS encoding transcription termination factor Rho — MHLSELKTQHVSELIEMANGLEIESANRLRKQELMFAILKKRAKAGDTIFGDGTLEVLPDGFGFLRSPETSYLASTDDIYISPSQIRRFNLHTGDTIEGEVRTPKDGERYFALVKVDKVNGQPPEASKHKIMFENLTPLHPNKVLLLEREMRGEENVTGRIIDMIAPIGKGQRGLLVASPKSGKTVMLQHIAHAIKQNHPDVVLFVLLIDERPEEVTEMQRSVAGEVIASTFDEPAARHVQVAEMVIEKAKRLVEMKNDVVILLDSITRLARAYNTVVPASGKVLTGGVDANALQRPKRFFGAARNIEEGGSLTIIGTALIETGSRMDDVIYEEFKGTGNMEVHLERRLAEKRVYPSINLNKSGTRREELLIKPEVLQKIWVLRKFIHDMDEVESMEFLLDKIRQTKSNSEFFDMMRRGGGS; from the coding sequence ATGCATTTATCCGAGCTTAAGACTCAGCACGTGTCCGAATTGATCGAGATGGCCAATGGCCTCGAGATCGAAAGTGCAAACCGCCTGCGCAAGCAGGAATTGATGTTTGCCATTCTAAAAAAACGAGCCAAAGCGGGCGACACGATCTTCGGCGACGGCACGCTCGAAGTGCTGCCGGACGGCTTCGGCTTCCTGCGTTCGCCGGAAACCTCGTATCTCGCCAGCACGGACGATATTTACATCAGCCCGTCGCAAATCCGCCGCTTCAACCTGCACACGGGCGACACGATCGAAGGCGAAGTGCGTACGCCGAAAGACGGTGAACGCTATTTCGCGCTAGTGAAGGTGGACAAGGTCAACGGCCAGCCGCCGGAAGCCTCGAAGCACAAGATCATGTTCGAAAACCTGACGCCGCTGCACCCGAACAAGGTGCTGCTGCTCGAACGTGAAATGCGTGGCGAAGAAAACGTCACGGGCCGGATCATCGATATGATCGCGCCGATCGGCAAGGGCCAGCGCGGCCTGCTGGTTGCGTCGCCGAAGTCCGGCAAGACCGTGATGCTGCAGCACATCGCGCACGCCATTAAGCAAAACCATCCGGATGTCGTGCTGTTCGTGCTGCTGATCGACGAACGCCCGGAAGAAGTGACCGAAATGCAGCGTTCGGTGGCGGGCGAAGTGATCGCCTCCACGTTCGACGAACCGGCTGCGCGTCACGTGCAAGTCGCCGAAATGGTGATCGAAAAAGCCAAGCGCCTCGTCGAAATGAAGAACGACGTCGTGATTCTGCTCGACTCGATCACGCGTCTCGCGCGTGCGTACAACACCGTCGTGCCGGCCTCGGGCAAGGTGCTGACGGGTGGTGTCGACGCGAACGCGCTGCAACGTCCGAAGCGCTTCTTCGGCGCGGCGCGCAATATCGAAGAAGGCGGCTCGCTGACCATCATCGGCACGGCGCTGATCGAAACCGGCAGCCGCATGGACGACGTGATCTACGAAGAGTTCAAGGGCACGGGCAATATGGAAGTGCACCTGGAACGCCGCCTTGCTGAAAAGCGCGTCTATCCGTCGATCAACCTGAACAAGTCCGGCACGCGCCGTGAAGAACTGCTGATCAAGCCCGAAGTCCTGCAAAAGATCTGGGTGCTGCGCAAGTTCATTCACGACATGGACGAAGTCGAGTCGATGGAATTCCTGCTCGACAAGATTCGCCAAACGAAGAGCAACTCTGAGTTCTTCGACATGATGCGTCGCGGCGGCGGCAGCTAA
- a CDS encoding transcriptional regulator, MerR family, with protein MSAHPMSKDAPALLTVRDAAERLGVTPRTLKYYEERGLVSPTRSEGRYRLYDEEDLKRFGRILRLRSLGFSLHGITEMLKRPLEPVEGGHRYSTESLRQIRDAIHEQVEALDVRIETMRRELKEAQKLRAELSPDLDYLERRLAGENADALLEQRRNARAKAENTSPAKRSKKSAEPT; from the coding sequence ATGTCTGCCCACCCTATGTCGAAAGACGCACCCGCCCTGCTCACCGTACGCGATGCCGCTGAACGCCTCGGGGTCACGCCGCGCACGCTGAAGTACTACGAGGAACGCGGCCTCGTCTCGCCTACCCGCAGCGAAGGCCGCTATCGGCTTTATGACGAGGAAGACCTGAAGCGCTTCGGCCGCATTCTGCGCCTGCGTTCGCTCGGTTTCTCGCTGCACGGCATCACCGAAATGCTCAAGCGCCCGCTCGAACCGGTCGAGGGCGGCCATCGCTATTCCACCGAATCGCTGCGGCAGATTCGCGACGCCATCCATGAACAGGTCGAAGCGCTCGACGTCCGTATCGAAACGATGCGACGCGAACTCAAGGAAGCGCAAAAATTGCGGGCCGAACTGAGTCCCGATCTCGACTATCTCGAAAGACGTCTCGCGGGTGAAAATGCGGACGCACTGCTCGAGCAGCGGCGCAACGCACGCGCCAAAGCGGAGAACACGTCGCCCGCGAAGCGCTCGAAAAAATCGGCCGAGCCCACATGA
- a CDS encoding Major Facilitator Superfamily protein produces MSATSPRAPLFSAAKLRGDFFPWVLAVVTGLDYFDNAIFSFFTSYIAGGINASPDELVWASSAYAVAAVLGILQQQWWVERFGYRRYVAGCMLLYSAGAIAATLCESSIELAFARGFQGYFIGPMMGTCRILIQMSFTPQQRPAATRAFLVMIVLSSALAPLIGGQLVAHFDWRALFACTAPAGVLFAVLALLALPDTGNRLPEERGTAHFWPYLIFAFAQGALQIVMQQVRFQLFSASPGLILLTVAGIVALGWFAYQQWHHPSPLVRLHALREKVFQVGLVLYMFYYYISTVFSYLTSRFLESGLGYPVENTGRLVGVTSLISASALFVYLRYAKLLPRKKWIIVPGFAVAAFAAAWMTRMAPDVGEAALVVPMLLRGLLLLFIVLPVANLTFRIFAIEEFTHGYRLKNIVRQLTISFATASVIIVEQHRQALHQARLAEFVNPYNPLFQNSLAVLTRGFSAAGRSPSEAHSLAIVEISRTVAQQASFLSSLDGFYFLIGVALCGGIFAAWQKQID; encoded by the coding sequence ATGAGCGCGACGTCGCCCCGCGCACCGTTGTTTAGCGCCGCAAAATTGCGCGGCGATTTTTTCCCATGGGTGCTGGCCGTCGTGACCGGCCTCGACTATTTCGACAACGCGATTTTTTCGTTTTTCACCAGCTACATCGCGGGCGGCATCAACGCGTCACCGGATGAACTGGTCTGGGCGTCGAGCGCCTATGCGGTAGCGGCCGTGCTCGGCATCCTGCAGCAGCAATGGTGGGTCGAGCGTTTCGGTTACCGGCGCTATGTGGCCGGCTGCATGCTGCTCTACTCAGCGGGCGCGATTGCCGCCACATTGTGCGAGTCGTCGATCGAGCTCGCGTTCGCGCGTGGTTTTCAGGGCTACTTCATCGGCCCGATGATGGGCACCTGCCGCATCCTGATCCAGATGAGCTTTACACCGCAGCAGCGGCCCGCGGCAACCCGTGCTTTTCTGGTGATGATCGTCTTGAGTAGTGCGCTTGCGCCGCTGATCGGCGGTCAACTGGTCGCGCATTTCGACTGGCGTGCGCTGTTCGCCTGCACGGCGCCGGCCGGTGTGCTGTTTGCCGTTCTCGCCCTGCTCGCCCTTCCCGACACCGGCAACCGCCTGCCGGAAGAACGCGGCACGGCGCACTTCTGGCCTTATCTGATCTTCGCGTTCGCGCAAGGCGCGCTGCAAATCGTCATGCAGCAAGTGCGGTTCCAGTTGTTCAGCGCATCGCCGGGGCTGATTCTGCTGACGGTCGCGGGCATTGTCGCGCTCGGCTGGTTCGCATACCAGCAATGGCACCATCCCTCGCCGCTGGTGCGCCTGCATGCGCTGCGCGAAAAGGTATTCCAGGTCGGACTTGTGCTGTACATGTTCTACTACTACATCTCGACCGTATTCAGCTATCTGACGTCGCGCTTTCTCGAGAGCGGCCTCGGCTATCCCGTTGAGAATACCGGGCGACTGGTCGGCGTGACCTCACTGATTTCGGCGAGCGCGCTGTTCGTCTACCTGCGTTACGCGAAGCTCCTGCCACGCAAGAAGTGGATCATCGTGCCGGGCTTCGCGGTGGCCGCGTTCGCCGCGGCGTGGATGACGCGCATGGCGCCGGACGTGGGCGAAGCCGCGCTAGTCGTGCCGATGCTGCTGCGTGGCTTGCTGTTGCTGTTCATCGTGCTGCCGGTCGCCAATCTGACGTTTAGAATCTTCGCCATAGAAGAATTCACGCATGGTTACCGGCTGAAAAACATCGTGCGGCAACTGACGATCTCGTTCGCGACGGCCTCGGTCATCATCGTCGAACAACATCGGCAGGCGCTGCATCAAGCTCGCCTCGCGGAGTTCGTGAATCCGTACAATCCGTTGTTCCAGAATTCGCTCGCTGTGCTGACTCGCGGCTTCAGCGCCGCCGGCCGCTCGCCCTCCGAGGCGCATTCGCTGGCGATCGTGGAAATCAGCCGGACGGTCGCGCAGCAGGCCAGTTTCCTGAGCTCACTGGACGGCTTCTACTTCCTGATCGGCGTTGCACTATGTGGCGGCATTTTCGCCGCGTGGCAAAAGCAGATCGACTAA
- a CDS encoding LSU ribosomal protein L31P: MKEGIHPDYREVLFVDMSIDFKFVTRSTIQTRETAEFNGKTYPLAKIEVSSESHPFYTGQQKIMDTAGRVEKFNKKFGTRATGKAAAK, translated from the coding sequence ATGAAAGAAGGCATTCACCCGGATTACCGCGAAGTCCTGTTCGTCGACATGTCGATCGACTTCAAGTTTGTGACGCGCTCGACCATCCAGACGCGTGAAACCGCCGAATTCAACGGCAAGACCTACCCGCTCGCCAAGATCGAAGTGTCGTCGGAATCGCATCCGTTCTACACTGGCCAACAAAAGATCATGGACACGGCAGGCCGCGTCGAGAAGTTCAACAAGAAGTTCGGCACGCGCGCTACCGGCAAGGCAGCAGCGAAGTAA
- a CDS encoding 4-amino-4-deoxy-L-arabinose transferase produces MRPAVRLTASATSALPRWLLLTICIVYAFFGLFGRDPWKNEDAAGFGVMWTMANGSAHDWLLPNLVGKYMTEDGPLGYWLGASAIRALAPWVDASNASRVFTGLLFCAACAFVWYAAYLLGRRAEVQPFKYAFGGEPEPRDYGRTLADGALLILLACFGLAERGHETTPQLAQFFGIAMLVYGLVRMIDKPIQGALIWGLALGLVTLASSPVLVGALLLGTLAMALIVREARTRWLLLAGLPVALTLAVAWPIAALAAFPDDAVWYLNQWVHVSLSSFAGPPGSVAAYALKNLPLFTWPAWPLALWAWFSWSGLRRAPHVAIPLSVIGPLLVLVVLQSHQSNRLYMLLLPPLAVLAAFALPTLKRGAINAIDWFALLSFTILGSFVWLVYVAGLTGFPHPLARNLARLAPGFVPQFKILSFVCAVAVTICWFVLVQWRLARHPKVLWRSVVLSSAGTTLMWVLLMTLWLPVVNYSRTYKDVAEQIASHLPDDYTCISPVRLGNAQIATFAYFGDMHFSFNEDCDVILRQDTQDFGDPSAMSDFMWKLVWEGRRVADRDERFRLYVRIDRPKPPVVKRRSWHKKLD; encoded by the coding sequence ATGAGACCTGCCGTTCGCCTCACTGCCTCCGCGACCAGTGCGCTGCCGCGCTGGCTGCTGCTGACCATCTGTATCGTCTACGCGTTCTTCGGCCTGTTCGGCCGGGATCCGTGGAAGAACGAGGACGCAGCCGGCTTCGGCGTCATGTGGACGATGGCCAACGGCAGCGCGCACGACTGGCTGCTGCCGAACCTGGTCGGCAAGTACATGACGGAAGACGGCCCGCTCGGTTACTGGCTCGGCGCCAGCGCGATCCGTGCGCTCGCGCCATGGGTCGACGCGAGCAACGCGTCGCGCGTGTTTACGGGCCTGCTGTTCTGCGCGGCCTGCGCGTTCGTCTGGTATGCGGCCTACCTGCTCGGCCGGCGCGCCGAAGTCCAGCCGTTCAAATACGCGTTCGGCGGCGAGCCGGAGCCGCGCGACTACGGCCGCACGCTCGCCGACGGCGCACTGCTGATCCTGCTCGCCTGCTTCGGCCTTGCCGAACGCGGCCACGAAACCACGCCGCAACTGGCGCAGTTCTTCGGCATCGCCATGCTCGTCTATGGGCTTGTGCGCATGATCGACAAGCCGATCCAGGGCGCGCTGATCTGGGGCCTGGCGCTCGGCCTCGTCACCCTGGCAAGCAGCCCGGTGCTGGTTGGCGCGCTGTTGCTCGGTACCCTGGCGATGGCGCTGATCGTGCGCGAGGCGCGTACGCGCTGGCTGCTGCTGGCCGGTTTGCCGGTGGCGCTCACGCTCGCGGTCGCGTGGCCGATCGCCGCGCTCGCCGCCTTTCCCGATGACGCTGTCTGGTACCTGAATCAATGGGTGCACGTCAGCCTGTCATCGTTCGCCGGGCCGCCCGGTTCGGTGGCCGCTTACGCGCTCAAGAACCTGCCGCTCTTTACGTGGCCGGCCTGGCCGCTCGCGCTCTGGGCGTGGTTCAGCTGGTCGGGGCTGCGGCGCGCACCGCACGTGGCAATTCCGCTGTCGGTGATCGGGCCGCTGCTCGTGCTGGTCGTGTTGCAGAGCCACCAGTCGAACCGGCTTTACATGCTGCTGCTGCCGCCGCTCGCGGTACTCGCCGCCTTCGCGCTGCCCACGCTCAAACGCGGCGCGATCAACGCAATCGACTGGTTCGCACTGTTGAGCTTCACGATCCTGGGCAGCTTCGTCTGGCTGGTGTACGTGGCCGGGCTGACTGGCTTCCCGCATCCGCTCGCGCGCAACCTCGCGCGTCTCGCCCCGGGTTTTGTGCCGCAGTTCAAGATCCTGTCGTTCGTATGCGCGGTCGCCGTGACGATCTGCTGGTTCGTCCTCGTGCAATGGCGCCTCGCCCGTCATCCGAAAGTCCTGTGGCGCAGCGTGGTGCTCTCGAGCGCCGGCACGACGCTGATGTGGGTGCTGCTAATGACGCTGTGGCTGCCGGTCGTCAACTACAGCCGGACCTACAAGGACGTCGCCGAGCAGATCGCGAGCCATCTGCCGGATGACTACACCTGCATCTCGCCGGTGCGCCTCGGTAACGCGCAGATCGCGACGTTCGCCTATTTCGGCGACATGCACTTCTCGTTCAACGAGGATTGCGACGTGATCCTGCGTCAGGACACCCAGGACTTCGGCGATCCGAGCGCGATGTCGGACTTCATGTGGAAGCTGGTGTGGGAAGGCCGCCGCGTGGCCGACCGCGACGAACGCTTCCGCCTGTACGTGCGGATCGACCGTCCGAAGCCGCCGGTCGTCAAACGCCGCAGCTGGCACAAGAAGCTGGACTGA
- a CDS encoding multidrug resistance protein, MATE family, translating to MFADVRKIAGLAWPVLIGQLAIIAFGVIDTAMVGRYSAVDLAALGLGSSIYISVYIGLTGILTALQPITAQLYGARRYSEIGEEVRQALWLALALTVIGFSILYFPGPVLQLARVPEALHERTVAYLQILAFGLPAGLAFRVYSSITNAVGKPRLVMILQIGALLLKFPLNTWFIFGGLGVPALGGPGCALASIAINWALAVVGMLLLTRVDLFKPFAIFAHFCWPVWRRQAAQLRLGIPMGLSYLIEVTSYTFMALFIARFGTTTLAGHQIAGNIGAVLYMTPLSIGIASSTLVAQALGAHRPEAARTLSRHGIMMAVAIACCYGAIVLVLRPYIIEGYTPNTQVAAAAMPLVLIVACYHLFDALQITTAFVLRAYKVAVVPTVIYAIALWGVGLGGGYLLGFNVSGTTPEWLTGARGFWVANTVSLAIAGIGLLLYWRGVSKRYLRAEAVVRVDTAA from the coding sequence ATGTTCGCCGACGTACGGAAAATCGCCGGGCTCGCATGGCCCGTGCTGATCGGCCAGTTGGCGATCATCGCGTTCGGCGTGATCGACACGGCGATGGTCGGCCGCTATTCGGCCGTCGATCTGGCCGCGCTCGGCCTCGGCTCGTCGATCTATATTTCCGTCTACATCGGTCTGACCGGCATCCTGACCGCGCTGCAACCGATCACCGCGCAACTCTACGGCGCGCGCCGCTACAGCGAGATCGGCGAGGAAGTGCGCCAGGCGCTGTGGCTCGCGCTCGCGCTGACCGTGATCGGATTTTCGATTCTCTACTTTCCGGGGCCCGTGCTGCAGCTGGCGCGCGTGCCCGAAGCGCTGCATGAGCGCACGGTCGCCTACCTGCAGATTCTAGCGTTCGGCTTGCCCGCCGGCCTCGCCTTTCGCGTCTACAGTTCGATCACCAATGCGGTCGGTAAGCCCCGGCTCGTGATGATCCTGCAGATCGGCGCGCTGCTGCTCAAGTTTCCGCTCAACACGTGGTTCATTTTTGGCGGACTCGGCGTGCCGGCGCTCGGCGGACCGGGTTGTGCTCTGGCCAGCATCGCGATCAACTGGGCGCTGGCCGTGGTTGGAATGCTGCTGTTGACGCGCGTCGACCTGTTCAAGCCGTTCGCGATCTTTGCGCACTTCTGCTGGCCGGTCTGGCGCCGGCAGGCAGCGCAGCTGCGCCTGGGCATTCCGATGGGTCTGTCGTACCTGATCGAAGTCACCTCGTACACGTTCATGGCGCTGTTCATTGCGCGCTTCGGCACGACGACGCTCGCCGGCCACCAGATCGCCGGCAACATCGGCGCAGTGCTCTATATGACGCCGCTGTCGATCGGCATCGCTTCGTCGACGCTGGTCGCCCAGGCGCTCGGCGCGCATCGCCCTGAAGCGGCGCGTACGCTGTCGCGGCACGGCATCATGATGGCCGTGGCGATCGCCTGCTGTTACGGCGCGATCGTGCTAGTGCTGCGTCCGTACATCATCGAGGGCTATACGCCGAATACGCAGGTCGCGGCGGCGGCGATGCCGCTGGTGCTGATCGTCGCGTGCTATCACCTGTTCGATGCCTTGCAGATCACGACCGCGTTCGTGCTGCGCGCGTACAAGGTGGCGGTCGTGCCGACCGTCATCTATGCGATCGCGCTGTGGGGCGTAGGACTCGGCGGCGGGTATCTGCTCGGCTTCAATGTCTCCGGTACCACGCCGGAATGGCTGACGGGCGCGCGCGGCTTCTGGGTCGCGAATACCGTCAGCCTGGCAATTGCCGGTATCGGTTTGCTGCTTTACTGGCGCGGTGTGAGCAAGCGGTATTTGCGCGCCGAGGCGGTGGTCAGGGTGGATACGGCAGCTTGA
- a CDS encoding 4-carboxymuconolactone decarboxylase, whose translation MEHAQNDRYTRGWNKLKEIDGSTGEQVIAALAPIAPDFGRLLIEFGFGDIYSRPQLDLRAREIATIASLATLGCAQPQLKVHIEAALNVGCTREEIVEVFMQMALYAGFPAALNALFAAREIFERRDQALEQGHASEEAQAA comes from the coding sequence ATGGAACACGCACAAAACGATCGCTACACCCGAGGCTGGAACAAACTGAAGGAAATCGACGGCTCGACCGGCGAGCAGGTGATCGCCGCGCTTGCGCCGATCGCGCCGGATTTCGGACGCCTGCTGATCGAATTCGGCTTCGGCGATATTTACAGCCGGCCACAACTCGATCTGCGCGCGAGAGAGATCGCGACGATTGCATCGCTGGCGACGCTCGGCTGCGCGCAACCGCAGTTGAAGGTGCATATCGAGGCGGCATTGAACGTCGGCTGCACGCGCGAGGAGATTGTCGAAGTGTTCATGCAGATGGCGCTCTACGCAGGCTTCCCGGCGGCGCTGAACGCGCTGTTCGCGGCGCGGGAAATTTTCGAGCGGCGTGATCAGGCGTTGGAGCAGGGGCACGCGTCGGAGGAAGCGCAAGCGGCTTGA
- a CDS encoding transcriptional regulator, MerR family has translation MSKMSKALTIGEVAGIIGVSTHTLRYYEQAGLIRAVGRTQAGHRLYSPADLDWLRFVMRLKATGMPIAGMQAFAALRAEGQPTVGERRDMLVTHRDAVLARIAELQSNLGAIIDKIAYYEAAAQQTAEQTSVASTPTRQIDETQSLSHSEKDSPWNTHKTIATPEAGTN, from the coding sequence ATGTCGAAAATGTCAAAAGCACTCACCATCGGCGAGGTCGCCGGGATCATCGGCGTCTCCACCCATACGCTGCGTTATTACGAGCAGGCTGGGCTGATTCGGGCGGTCGGGCGCACGCAGGCGGGGCATCGCCTGTATTCGCCGGCCGATCTCGACTGGCTGCGATTCGTGATGCGTCTGAAGGCGACCGGTATGCCGATCGCCGGGATGCAGGCGTTCGCGGCGCTGCGGGCAGAAGGTCAGCCTACGGTGGGTGAGCGCCGCGACATGCTGGTGACGCATCGGGATGCGGTTTTGGCGCGGATCGCCGAGTTGCAGAGCAATCTCGGCGCGATCATCGACAAGATCGCTTACTACGAAGCAGCTGCGCAGCAAACCGCTGAGCAGACTTCCGTCGCGAGCACGCCGACACGACAGATCGACGAAACCCAATCGCTTTCGCACTCGGAAAAGGACTCACCATGGAACACGCACAAAACGATCGCTACACCCGAGGCTGGAACAAACTGA
- a CDS encoding competence protein ComEA, with protein MLKKLLMLCLALALSLSAGFAAAVEVNSADQAALESVKGIGPVHAKAIIDERTKNGPFKDADDLATRVKGLGTKSVTNLEAAGLTVNGASTPPTGAKAASKSSSTASTKAAPAATTAAATTTQAAPAAPAEASSTKASKSKKKSKAAASDAAAASAPATTAAASAPADASGAKASKKKAKKSKAASAAAASGGA; from the coding sequence ATGCTGAAGAAGCTTTTGATGCTTTGCCTTGCTTTGGCTTTGTCGCTGTCGGCCGGATTTGCGGCGGCCGTCGAAGTGAACTCCGCCGACCAGGCGGCGCTCGAATCGGTCAAGGGCATCGGCCCAGTGCATGCGAAAGCGATTATCGACGAACGCACCAAGAACGGCCCGTTCAAGGACGCTGACGATCTCGCGACGCGCGTCAAAGGCCTCGGCACCAAATCGGTGACCAATCTCGAAGCGGCAGGCTTGACCGTCAACGGCGCGTCCACGCCGCCTACGGGTGCCAAGGCCGCCTCGAAGTCCAGCAGCACCGCTAGCACCAAGGCAGCGCCTGCGGCGACTACCGCGGCCGCAACAACGACACAAGCGGCACCGGCTGCGCCCGCCGAAGCATCCAGCACCAAGGCGTCGAAGTCGAAGAAAAAGAGCAAGGCTGCGGCGTCCGACGCGGCGGCAGCTTCCGCGCCGGCCACGACGGCCGCTGCTAGTGCGCCGGCCGACGCATCCGGCGCCAAGGCTTCAAAGAAGAAGGCGAAGAAGAGCAAGGCTGCATCGGCCGCGGCTGCCTCTGGCGGCGCGTAA